From the genome of Bubalus bubalis isolate 160015118507 breed Murrah chromosome 2, NDDB_SH_1, whole genome shotgun sequence, one region includes:
- the CD52 gene encoding CAMPATH-1 antigen has product MKGFLFLLFTISLLIMIQIQTGVLGNHTISTSKKPRSGSPAFGSLAGGSILFFLTNTLIQLFHLT; this is encoded by the exons ATGAAaggcttcctcttcctcctcttcaccATCAGCCTCCTGATTATGATTCAG ATACAAACTGGAGTCCTGGGAAATCATACCATCAGCACCTCCAAGAAACCCCGAAGTGGCTCCCCAGCCTTCGGCAGCCTGGCCGGTGGCAGCATCCTTTTCTTCTTGACCAACACCCTCATCCAGCTCTTCCACCTCACCTGA